In Etheostoma cragini isolate CJK2018 chromosome 9, CSU_Ecrag_1.0, whole genome shotgun sequence, the following are encoded in one genomic region:
- the ttc22 gene encoding tetratricopeptide repeat protein 22, with protein MDADSKEDIQSLMEDMDYIPGHFHLDLNLNCDPVGPVKLRHRDTYLKQESLRGELEAETGYLQYAVLNLMGLLAFHLEQLETAEEIFRSICKEDPGNLNAWANLGYVYDKLGRELDAGECVEKVSYLMGLDGGEASQEETRLLAARCLAEQAYVYPYDVEIDSEDNLRDRLTAALTLYNRALDYGGQLLPVEEKRSWSFKMATMYIRLDQIVKTKEDSEYSRLSHYNKGLKLLKETLESEKPQHKALAWCYVGIMLERKEEFTTVPMSVHDCGYSASDPLSCYGTAINLASDDTFTLNLLAKVFFLMGKHEMATGICNMALNVLPDPELNWQAYCTRAKINMMLYARDLEKAKHGQGGIPDRQKLTEARKDLDKVLTVRPCLRTHLEMAQVYYYTGVDALQESLLVDEGAVNSAMVSLSHALQFELGDTLPDLHVLRGRCLLLKGEEQNAADCFKQAVELERPGSTDTTALRCLLQALLNLFMQGGPDPSLATTQLELWVRKAEERYPEDIVKSELRCLYRTHTAEVTELSRALIRTGRLDLVRRLLETVVPRQHVKKRPMARSFSCT; from the exons ATGGATGCAGACAGCAAAGAGGACATTCAGTCTCTCATGGAGGACATGGACTACATCCCCGGCCACTTCCACCTGGACCTCAACCTTAACTGTGATCCTGTTGGGCCTGTGAAGCTGAGACACAGGGACACTTACCTAAAACAGGAGAGCTTGCGAGGCGAGCTAGAGGCTGAAACTGGATATCTACAGTACGCTGTTCTAAATCTGATGGGTCTGTTGGCTTTTCACCTGGAACAGTTGgagacagctgaagaaatatTCAG AAGCATCTGTAAAGAAGACCCTGGGAACCTCAATGCCTGGGCCAACCTGGGCTATGTGTACGACAAGCTAGGGAGAGAACTGGATGCAGGCGAGTGTGTGGAGAAGGTTTCCTACCTTATGGGCTTAGACGGTGGAGAGGCCTCTCAAGAAGAGACCAGGCTCCTGGCGGCCCGCTGCCTGGCTGAGCAGGCTTATGTTTATCCCTACGATGTAGAAATAGACAGTGAGGACAacctgagagacagactgacGGCAGCATTGACATTATACAACAGAGCCCTGGACTATGGGGGTCAGCTG ctaCCAGTAGAGGAAAAACGAAGCTGGTCTTTTAAAATGGCAACCATGTATATACG ACTGGATCAGATAGTAAAGACCAAAGAGGACTCTGAATACTCCAGACTCTCTCACTACAATAAGGGACTGAAGCTCCTCAAAGAAACACTAGAATCTGAGAAACCACAACACAAAG CTCTTGCCTGGTGTTACGTTGGCATCATGttggagagaaaggaagagttCACTACTGTGCCAATGTCTGTACATGACTGTGGCTACTCAGCCTCTGATCCACTATCCTGCTATGGAACT GCCATAAACCTGGCCAGTGATGACACATTCACCCTGAACCTCTTGGCAAAGGTCTTCTTTCTGATGGGCAAACATGAGATGGCCACAGGTATCTGCAACATGGCCCTAAATGTGCTCCCAGATCCAGAGCTCAACTGGCAGGCATACTGTACCAGGGCCAAG ATCAATATGATGCTCTACGCCAGGGACCTAGAGAAGGCTAAACATGGTCAAGGTGGAATCCCAGACCGACAGAAACTAACTGAGGCCAGAAAAGACTTGGACAAGGTCCTGACTGTACGTCCATGTCTGCGGACTCACCTGGAGATGGCACAG GTGTACTACTACACGGGTGTAGATGCACTCCAGGAGAGTCTCTTGGTAGATGAAGGAGCAGTGAACAGCGCGATGGTGAGTCTGTCACATGCCCTACAGTTTGAGCTAGGTGATACCTTGCCAGACCTCCACGTGCTCAGAGGACGCTGCCTCCTGCTGAAGGGGGAGGAGCAGAACGCTGCAGACTGCTTCAAACAGGCTGTAGAGTTAGAGAGACCAGGGAGCACAGACACCACAGCCCTCCGCTGCCTCCTACAGGCACTCTTGAATCTGTTCATGCAGGGAGGCCCTGACCCAAGCCTAGCCACCACCCAACTGGAGCTGTGGGTGCGAAAGGCTGAGGAGAGGTACCCTGAGGACATTGTGAAGTCTGAGCTGAGGTGCCTTTACAGGACTCACACAGCAGAGGTCACAGAGTTATCCAGGGCTCTGATCAGGACAGGCAGACTGGACCTAGTGAGGAGGCTTCTGGAAACAGTGGTGCCTAGACAGCATGTTAAGAAGAGACCAATGGCTAGGTCTTTCTCCTGTACATGA